One window from the genome of Nicotiana tomentosiformis chromosome 5, ASM39032v3, whole genome shotgun sequence encodes:
- the LOC104111509 gene encoding RING-H2 finger protein ATL78-like, with protein MATTSTLFIQEFTENFHHSRRLLLIPTTVPQNYPEATMAPLAEAEISHVNTFDANVIMVLSVLVCALICSLALNSIIKCALKYSSSLVSASDSSSNYRNPSAAKLANTGIKKKALKTFPVITYTTELKHPGLDSECVICLSEFGVGEKIKVLPKCNHGFHVNCIDKWLNSHSSCPTCRNCLIEIINGGSSTTVELASNSTSSAPGIQEIIIRIESLQREGVTSNNQI; from the coding sequence ATGGCAACCACTTCCACTCTATTCATTCAAGAATTCACTGAGAACTTCCACCACTCAAGAAGGCTACTTCTAATACCAACTACAGTACCACAAAACTACCCGGAGGCCACCATGGCGCCGCTGGCGGAGGCCGAAATCAGCCACGTCAACACATTTGATGCAAATGTTATTATGGTCTTGTCAGTACTTGTATGTGCCTTGATTTGTTCACTTGCATTGAATTCTATCATAAAGTGTGCATTAAAATACTCCAGCAGTTTAGTATCAGCGTCAGACTCATCCTCAAACTATAGAAATCCTTCAGCAGCAAAGCTAGCTAATACAGGAATCAAGAAAAAAGCCCTCAAGACATTCCCGGTTATAACCTACACTACTGAATTGAAACATCCAGGGCTTGACTCCGAGTGTGTAATTTGCTTATCAGAATTTGGAGTTGGAGAGAAAATTAAGGTTCTGCCAAAGTGCAATCATGGCTTCCACGTCAACTGTATCGATAAATGGCTGAATTCCCACTCTTCTTGCCCTACTTGTAGGAACTGCCTTATTGAAATTATTAACGGCGGAAGTTCTACTACAGTTGAGTTAGCAAGTAATAGTACCTCATCAGCACCAGGAATTCAAGAAATCATAATAAGGATTGAATCTCTCCAACGTGAAGGTGTTACATCTAACAATCAAATTTAG